From a region of the Synechococcus sp. PCC 7502 genome:
- a CDS encoding DUF433 domain-containing protein, translating to MENLLSRITFNKGILCGKPIIRGLRISVAMILELLAKGASIQEILEDYPELEIGDIYAALLYAHHLVANEEIFERSAILQQCLNFTTRT from the coding sequence ATGGAAAACCTGCTTTCAAGGATTACTTTTAATAAAGGGATTCTCTGCGGTAAACCTATCATTCGAGGTTTGAGAATTTCAGTAGCAATGATTTTAGAGTTACTAGCCAAGGGAGCCAGCATACAAGAAATTTTGGAAGATTATCCAGAACTAGAAATAGGTGACATATATGCAGCTTTACTCTATGCCCATCACCTTGTTGCCAATGAAGAGATATTTGAACGCTCTGCTATACTCCAGCAATGTCTAAACTTTACCACTAGAACTTAG